The Candidatus Thermoplasmatota archaeon nucleotide sequence GCACGACCCCGAGATCGACGTCCAGACGCTCCGCGCCAAGGTCCGCGAGCACGTCGTCCAACCCGTCATCGGCGAGTACGTCGAGTCGGCGAACCTTCCCTCGAACTTCCTGTCGGACCGCACGAAGCACTACATCAACCAGACTGGCCGATTCGTCCGCGGCGGGCCGTACGGGGACTCCGGCCTCACCGGCCGCAAGATCATCGTGGACACGTACGGCGGAAGCGCCCCCCACGGCGGCGGCGCCTTCTCCGGCAAGGACCCCACGAAGGTGGACCGGTCGGCAAGCTACGCGGCCCGGTGGGCCGCAAAGAACGTCGTGGCAGCCGGTCTTGCGCGCCGCTGCCAGATCCAGCTCGCCTACTGCATCGGCTACGCCCAGCCCGTGAGCGTGTACGTGAACACCTTTGGCACGGGCACCGTAGGGGACGAGCGCATCGAGGAAATCGTCAAGCAGACGTTCGACTTCAGCCCCGCGTCCGTCATCCGGGAGCTCCAGCTGCGTCGCCCGATCTACCGGCAGACGGCCGCGTACGGGCACTTCGGCCGGACCGACCTCGACCTGCCCTGGGAGCGTGCGAACCGGGTGGACGAGCTGCAGAAGTCGCTCAACACCAAGGAGCAGCGGCTTCTCAAGCGCTAGGCGGGCATGCGGCCGGCCGTCCGTCCGAGCGAGCCGGAAGATTACGGAAAGTAAGCCGGGATTTCATTTAAACCAGGGAAAAATTTCCGCTGGCGAAAACCAGGTTCATAGCCGGATCCCGAAAGTATATAGTCCCTCACGTTCCATGCCCCTTGTCTAGGTCCAGCGGCCCAGCCGGACCTTTTGAAGAGGGTGCCCACATGGAACAGACCATCACATCCACCGCCGGACGCGTCGTCATCGATTGGAACAATTTTCAAGTGGGCACCGTCAAGGAGGACGCCCGGGACCCCAAGACGCGCGAGCTGCGGGGGCTCGTCGTCGCCTTGACCGAGGACGCCCGCAGCCGAACGGGCACGAGCGAGCAGACGCTCATCATCCCGGCAAGCTACATCTACGGCGTGCGCCGCGACCAAGTGACGCTCGACCGCAGCTTCGACGAGATCCGCAAGAAGTAGGGGCCGCTCGGCGCGATCTCCGCGCTTGACCGCTATTCTCCAAACCGCCGGTTTCGCACCTGGTACGTCCGGATGGCCCTCAGGAAATCGACCTTTCGGAAGCCCGGCCACAGCACGTCCATGAAGACGAGCTCCGAGTAGGCAAGCTGCCACAGGAGGAAGTTGCTGATCCTCTCCTCCCCGCTCGTGCGCAGGATGAGGTCCGGGTCGGGGAGGTCGGCCGTGTACAGGCGGGACGAGACGGTCTTCTCGTCGATGTCTTGCGG carries:
- the metK gene encoding methionine adenosyltransferase, with the translated sequence MPRRYLFTSESVTEGHPDKLADQISDGVLDAILAQDPEGRVACETLTATGLVVIAGEITTRAVVDYQKVARAVIHDVGYTRSSYGLEADSCAVVTAVNEQSPDIAQGVGTAGATELGAGDQGLMFGYATDETPELMPLTITLAHRLSRRLAQVRKSGILPWLRPDGKSQVTLEFEDEKPVHVDGIVIAAQHDPEIDVQTLRAKVREHVVQPVIGEYVESANLPSNFLSDRTKHYINQTGRFVRGGPYGDSGLTGRKIIVDTYGGSAPHGGGAFSGKDPTKVDRSASYAARWAAKNVVAAGLARRCQIQLAYCIGYAQPVSVYVNTFGTGTVGDERIEEIVKQTFDFSPASVIRELQLRRPIYRQTAAYGHFGRTDLDLPWERANRVDELQKSLNTKEQRLLKR